In Scomber japonicus isolate fScoJap1 chromosome 3, fScoJap1.pri, whole genome shotgun sequence, the genomic window TTTGTTACTCGAATAAAATCAAGTGACCCCGCCGGTGGAAAAAACAATAGATTAACCACTTTTGCTTAAATTATATAACGCTGGATAAATGGGAGTGGTGTGGTTAATAAAAGACAACCAGATCATATTTTTTTAGCTTTAACTGATAATGGAAACCGATCCGCTTATGGAGAGATTGAAAGCGACTAACATTCAGATTTAATAGCCTGGTTAAATGTCTCATATTACTAAGGTGGAAATAAAGTACTTTTGATGACCATTTGTGTATTTGAAACTGTGACTTTAATCGTTACAGTAACGTTAACCTGAAGTAGTAACGACCATGAAATGCTGTCTGATTTTAAAGCAGCTGAAACTGTTCATGAACTAAATCCAAGCCATGAACTCTTTAAGtctgtcaacaacaacaaaaaaaaaacttaaaacaggccaaaccaaaaaacagatatttattAAACCAAGCCCCCTCCTTTACCAGCAGCAGCCTCTTTTTTAGACAAGGCAGGACTACATGTGTCAGAGGCACATGAAAGTGCAGATAAGTGTGTAAAGTAGTCAACGTGGGTGACCCCACTGGCCACTTTTTATAAGCAGCAGGAGAAAACGATTTTGGAGGTTGTAAATGACGTGACTGGTATTTTTAAAGAAGGAGGTGAAACAGAGCAGAGAGCCTCGGTATTGAAGTCAGGTGGTAGGCCAATAGGGCAGGCAACTGTCTCTATCTCTCATCATTTTGCCCCTTTTGAACCCAGAATATAatgttctctctgcagctggCGATTTTGACCATTAAGGAGAGACTGTCTCTTTCAATCATTCAAAAGATCCAAACCCGGACAAACTGGACAAGATATGAAGCAGAGAGACATCTGGGTTTCAAGCTGCTAATCACCAGGAAGTTGTCAATCCACATCAGCAGGGATATGCAAAGTTcacatttcatatattaattGTAAAACTATCTGACCTGTAGAGATCAAAAGATATTAAGGCTACAACTACTATTTTGAttgaggtgtatgtgtgtgtgtgtgtgtgttgaacaaGGTTAACAGAGTGGTAACATGCTGTGGTTTTCTGCCCCTTTAGGTGCAGTCATGTGGCAGAGGATTCAGATTTGCTGCGCACTGTTTGCACTGTATTCAGCGGCACCGCCTGCACACATCAACCGCCTGGCGCTGTTCCCTGACAAGAGCGCCTGGTGCGAAGCCAAGAACATCACGCAGATAGTCGGGCACACGGGATGTCAGCCTCGCTCTATTCAAAACAGGTCAGAATGAAGGCCCTCTCTGTCTCGCAttctccatctgtctgacaGTTTCTAAGTACAGTTGAAAAAGTGTATAATGCGGAAAAGGCTGGATGTCAGTAAGTTGCATCCTCGGAGTCATGTCTCTTTCAACTTGCAGGGCACGTCGGGGTTGGCACTGACTAACTGCTGTGTTTGGTACAGCACAAATGTCAAGGAAGCTTAACTGAAAGTACCACAGTATCATGATTTTGCTTGTTGTGTTAGTATAATGAGAAATTCCCTATGGCACATTATGCAGAGCAGATTTCAAACTGATTTCAATACTATGCTGAAATGAATGTAAACCTGCCTGCATGGCTGGAAAACCACATTcagaaatgccaaaaataaaagatgttcTTTGGCCGATGGGGTTCATATTTTTCTaaatgtcaacaaatcccacaagaagaccaaaaccaacattgTGTTAATCTCTCCAGATTTCACTACCCTGCCATGTTCTCAGCCCTAAGCCCACTGGTTCCAGTTGAAGATGTAAATCTTTCAAAACAGGTCATGAACTTCAactaaaaactttttttttcagacattattcaaacaggagtaaatagtTTGTTGGAGACTATTTTGAATGCTCCAGTGAGTATTCACAGCAGTGGGATGGTGTTTGTTATATTGAATTAAAACAAACTATGTTGACATCTAtgttaataatgaaaaattaTGTCACTCAGTGTGATGTTGTGGCCTAGTGGTGtgtttttggacaataatggAGCCCTGTGGCACAGATGACATATCAGGCTTTGGCTAGCAATACTTGTTATTGGgatcatttcattgtttgttttgttcttttcatgggatttgtatGACAATAAGCGAAATATAAAACAACACCAGACCCTCATTTAGATCTGCCTGCTCTGTAGTAAACaggaaaaacatgcacacaaaccaCTACAGCCTTTACAAACTGTTTCTTTGCTGCCTTCAAGTTAATTGTGAGGGTACACCTGGGTTTAAATTCACAAGTTATTCTAGTAAAGCTCACTCAGGAAACATTGATATTTATTCTTCCCTGGTTTTTTAGTTTTACAAAATTAATAAACAATGTGGTCAAAAGAAAGTTGCAGTCCCCACAGTGGCAGGAGCTCAACTTTTACACATTGCTtccaatgattaaaaaaaacaaacaacgcAATTATATTTCTACAAAGACCCAAATTCTTTTCTTAAATTACtcatgattttcatttttaatcacaaGCTGACCAGTGATTCATCTAACACTCATGAATAACAAGTCTCCATGTATGATTGTGTGCGGCCTGAGGCTTTTGGGCATCCTCAGACGTGGTGAATAAGTTCAGATTTCAGATTGTTTTTTTACCCAGCAGCTCTTGCTTACACAGGCCTGAACGCTCTGACCATGAAGCACGTTCTGTGTGTAGGCATGTGGAAATAATGCACTCTGTCCTCCTCGCAGAGCTTGTCTGGGCCAGTGTTTCAGTTACAGCGTCCCCAACACATTCCCACAGTCAACGGAGTCTCTGGTGCACTGCGACTCCTGCATGCCTGCCCAGACACAGTGGGAAGTGGTAAGAGTTATTGCACATTAGCTCACATAGCAAGCACACACCAACACTGACTTGTCAAACTCACACACGAACCACAAGTTTCCAACATGAAAGATGGCAGGCATATACTGTTCACTACCGAACAAAAAGCAGAAGGAAAACATTAAATGGAGGATTTTGAATAGATTTCTGTGGTTCCCTGTGGACCTTTAGTCTGTATTTTATATTCCTCTGAAGTACATTGTCCCTTTTAGTCAGAAGGAATCCAGTCTTGCGACAACAAAGGCTTTGTAGTGTGTATGTAGTTTGGAAAGCTGCCAAGTGGGCTAGGCGGGTGGGACCACAGGTGAGGTCACCTCATGTTTCACTGGAAAATATTGTATCACATGGAGAGCACAGCTGTTACCTGATAGATTAATTAAATTTCTTACTATTTTGTTGTGTGAGAAAGGCCAAAGAAAGTCCATGTACACTCTCACCTCACTTTTAATTATCTGGAAATggatgtttgtgtctgtggttgTGGTTATTGTTGCAAGACTTTAAACAAATTATACTTAGAGAAATAACAAAATCGGCTCTCATGAAAGAAGATACTTCTCCATGCTGGTTTGGCCGTTGTGGTAGATCTTGATAAAACTGCTGAACGATCATTTCCAGTGGATAATGCAAACAGCGAGGGGAAGTTGTGTGAAGTCCAGAAAGCTGGGTGAGGTTGTGCAACAATACATTTATGGagttttttcttcatattaataGTTTTATCAGTTTTATATGCATGTTTTCTCAGTATTTGTTTATTCCATTGTCAACACATTACAATAAATCCATGATATAAATAACAATGATGTGATTAGATCAAAGtttttaacaaaagaaaaatgcacTACTAAAAAGCAAGAATCTgtttacaataacaataatgtcAAAATCTTATTaaacacttattacatttcTTTGTTCAGAAGAATTGCACATATGGTTTTACAAACTAGCAGCAATCCAGTTTCACTTAGTACCTTTATatatgaaaccaaaacaatcaCCTGTGTGATTGAGtgtatatatgcatgtgtggTTACAGGTGACTCTGGAGTGCCCGGGCAATGAAGAGTCTCCTCGTGTGGATAAGCTGGTGGAGAGGatcttccactgcagctgcCAGTCCTGCAATAAGGAAGGTGCCCAGGAGGGGGCAGTGATGCAGCTCTATCCAGCAGACAACGGCCTGGACTCTCCGTCTTTATCTGACACCCTCAGTGGGGCTCAGTCTCACCCTCTGCCCCATTCAGACACGCACTCTAAGCATGGTCACCCACACACAGATCATCACACACTACCACATACATCAGATGGAGGGTAGGTCTGTCATTTGTCTGtcggtttatgttttttttgtcactttgcTCATCTCTTccgccctctctctcctccacattGCATCCTTTGTACCAATCTGTAGTATTGCAAAGGCACTTTGAAGATATGACTTCACTTTgtgttaaacatttctctaaaggcgcacacacacacactttcacaaagTCATGCTATCAAAATAAACTCTATTGTATGTAGAGTAAACAAACACACCCGCCTATAATGCACTCTTTTTGTTTGCTGATTAACACAtgcatatgtgtgcatatgtgtatcCAGACATGACTATAGTCTGTTAATGAGCTGTAGTCTTGTTACTTTTAATCTGCTTTGAATGCAATAAATTCTATTGTTGTGATAACTGcccttttgttgtattcatacatatatttgttggctctctctttctgtcactaCAGTTGCAGTTGGAcaaagtttgtttgtgttgaacCAAAGTTGTGCCCTCAGTTTCCTCTCAGTGATTGTAAAAGGGAAGCTGTGTCGTTATCATTGTGTGGCTGCTGTTTGACTTTGGGTCACACCAGAtgatctttgttttctttgatcAACAAAACTGCAGTCATGGACAGACATTTAAGAGATGCTGGGTTTACATGATGGGAAGAGACCCTGCTGTTCATGGCTTTATTGGTCTGAATTTGGTCTCAGTGTGCCAAAAAGTTTAATGAAATGCTGTGACGAGGAGCCACAGAGAAAATGTATAGTAAACACTTTCATTTGTTTACCAATGTTATTTAAGATTTGTCAGTTTAAAATAACTCAAATTTAATCTAAAGTAACAGTCATTTTGGATTATAGCAATCAATAATTATTTGTAAGTACTTAAAGTATATTTATGTGAGCATTGTAATAAAATAGACACATCAAAAGTATTAAGATAGAAAAGATAAACATATTACTTTAAGTCAAGCCCCGGAGTTCAGAAAGGAAAAAGTACATTGCAAATGAATTTAAGGGATTCAGTTCTGTTAGTTGAGGTTCACAAATGGGTCCTGTTTCATAATAATGGATTTTCAGTTGAATGTGGAAATTGTAtagttacttttaaaacaaGAACA contains:
- the nbl1 gene encoding neuroblastoma suppressor of tumorigenicity 1 — translated: MLCSYFSIIINARYGNIQRHPPPQVLGARVSACVRGLSSAGRCAVFPQRSASGGAVMWQRIQICCALFALYSAAPPAHINRLALFPDKSAWCEAKNITQIVGHTGCQPRSIQNRACLGQCFSYSVPNTFPQSTESLVHCDSCMPAQTQWEVVTLECPGNEESPRVDKLVERIFHCSCQSCNKEGAQEGAVMQLYPADNGLDSPSLSDTLSGAQSHPLPHSDTHSKHGHPHTDHHTLPHTSDGG